The region aaacgagcagcttgagccccatttttttgtgattcactttaagtgtaaggggtggtagtatttatatccgtggcgtttatgtcggttgatacgttgcaggtaggagttttagccacatatgttactattgtcgtctatgggatttgatttggtagtatacaccctaaaagtGTCCTTTTTACCTATGCGGAGAACACCccactatattattatttcactgcCATCCCCAGTTATTTTAGACTACGGCCCTGCGTCCTTGTCATCTCAGATGTACTTAAACCTACATTCACTTTCCTGAGTTCTAATTATGTTGAAACATATCTAGAAATAAAAATCGATATATGTACTAACCTgaaaagaagaaacctgcttcCCCTAGCTGCCGTGGAGTCTGGTTGTTTGGGTGCGGCCAGCGTCCAGCGAACGTCAAAATACGTGTATCCAAATCAGCATACTTGGGATACTTCGGCTGCTGCCAGGTCCGTGGAGGTCTGTCCGAGTTCCTTGACGAATTGGGTGGCAGCTGGATGTTAGTGGAGCTGATTATCGTAGTGTCTGCCATCGTCAGCCCAGCACTGGCTGCAACTGTCTGCGTGGTTCCATGGCCCACGGTCAGATTAGCGCCAGCTGTTGAAGGAGAACCAAACAGGTCATTGTCTGTAATAGGCCTGTCGAGCAGCAAACTCTCACTGCTATAAGCGGCACCCAATGAAGTCACCAGCATGGCGGACTCAATGCTGGTTGTCGACATTACCAGTACGGCAGAGCCATTACCAGTCAATGATGCTGCCTGCACAGCGGGGCCAGTACTGTCGGTATGTCGAGAAAGCAGGTTTGATAGTAAGTTCGATGATCCTCCGCTAATCCTTACGAGTCGATCACGGGCCTCTTCCTGCACCTCCACGGGGTGATTCTCTTCCTGGTTGAGGACGAATCTGCAGCCAGGAGACACCCGTCTGTGAATCTCCATGGGGTCATCTGTACGCCTCCAGTTCCTATGGGTCATCCTGCAGCTGTAGCAGGTCACCTGATCATTCGGTCCACTGTGGTAGAATCCTGCAGCTGCCAGACGATTAGGCCAGGCCGAGGTGTAGGGGAATTCATCAAATGAAGCATACCGAACCATCTCGTAGTATCTGTCATCACAGCTTCTGGCATCACTGCTATTGGCATCACTGCTTCTGACATCACTGCTATTGACATCACTGCTTCTGACATCACTGCTATTGGCATCACTGTTGCTGACATCACTGCTATTGGCATTACTGCTTCTGACATCACTGCTATTGGCATCACTGCTTCTGGCATCACTGCTTCCAGAGTGGCGACTTTCACAAGGCGGCAAATCACTGCTGATATTGATACTGTTTAAATGGTTACTAATCATCATACAACTTGCTGGGTTGTCCAGGACTCTAGTTGTATCCTTTTCTAAAAATGTTGGTTGATCTTGGAGATGTTCGAGTTCTGCTGATCTGTCACTGGTTTGTGGAACACCAGCTACCACCATTTTCAACACGTGTGATTCATTTTTGGGGTTTTCGGGTTCTGCTGATCTGTCACTGGTTTGTGGAACACTAGTTCCCACCATTTTCAACACCTGTGATTCACGAATCCTTATGAGTCGATCACGGGCCTTTTCCTGCACCTCCATGGGGTGGTTCTCTTCCTGATTGAGGACGAATCTGCAGCCAGGAGACACCCGTCTGTGAATTTCCATGGGGTCATCTGTACGCCTCCAGTTCCTGTGGGTCATCCTGCAGCTGTAGCAGGTCACCTGATCTTCCGGTCCACTGTGGTAGAATCCTGCGGCTGCCAGACGATTAGGCCAGGCCAAGGTGGAGGGGAATTCACCAAATGTAGCATACCGAATCATCTCATCGTTGTATCTGGCATCACTGCTGTTGGCATTACTGCTTCTGACACCACTGCTTCTGGCATCACTGCTGCTGACATCACTGCTATTGGCATCACTGCTTCTGACATCACTGCTATTGGCATCACTGCTTCTGGCATCACTGTTGCTGACATCACTGCAATTGGCATCACTGCTTGTGACATCACTGCTATTGGCATCACTGCTTCGGACATCACTGCTATTGACATCACTGCTTCTGGCATCACTGCTATTGGCATCACTGCTTCGGACATCACTGTTATTGGCATCATTGCTTCCGACATCACTGCTATTGACATCACTGCTTCAGGCATCACTGCTTCTAAATTCACTGTTATTGGCATCACTGCTTCTGACATCACTGCTATTGACATCACTGCTCCTGACATCACTGCTATTGGCATCACTGCTATTGGCATCACTGCTGCTGACATTACTGCTATTGACATCACTGCTCCTGACATCACTGCTTCTGAAATTACTGCTTCTGGCATCACTGTTGCTGGCATCATTGCTATTGGCATCACTGCTATTGGCATCAACTGCTTCTGACATCACTGCTTCTGACATTACTGCTACTGGCATCACTGCTATTGGCATCACTGCTTCTGACATCACTGCTATTGGCATCACTGCTATTGGCATCACTGCTTCTGACATCACTGCTTCTGGCATCACTGTTGCTGACATCACTGCAATTGGCATCGCTGCTTGTGACATCACTGCTATTGGCATCACTGCTTCGGACATCACTGCTATTGACATCACTGCTTCTGGCATCACTGCTATTGGCATCACTGCTTCGGACATCACTGTTATTGACATCATTTCTTCTGACATCACTGCTATTGACATCACTGCTTCTGACATCACTGCTATTGACATCACTGCTTCTGACATCACTGCTTCTGACATCACTGCTATTGGCATCAATTCTATTGGCATCACTGCTTCTGACATCACTGCTTCTGGCATCACTGTTGCTGACATCACTGCAATTGGCATCACTGCTTGTGACATCACTGCTATTGGCATCACTGCTTCGGACATCACTGCTATTGACATCACTGCTTCTGGCATCACTGCTATTGGCATCAATGCTTCGGACATCACTGCTATTGACTTCACTGCTTCTGGCATCACTGCTTCTAACATCACTGTTATTGGCATCACTGCTTCTGACATCACTGCTATTGACATCACTGCTTCTGACATCGCTGCTTCTGGCATCACTGCTTCTGACATCACTGCTATTAGCATCACTGCTATTGGCATCACTGCTTCTGACATCACTGCTTCTGGCATCACTGCTTCTGGCATCACTGCTTCTGACATCACTGCAATTGGCATCACTGCTATTGGCATCACTGCTTC is a window of Gigantopelta aegis isolate Gae_Host unplaced genomic scaffold, Gae_host_genome ctg3226_pilon_pilon:::debris, whole genome shotgun sequence DNA encoding:
- the LOC121391992 gene encoding calphotin-like, whose product is MSEAVMPIAVMSIAVMSEAVMPVEVMPIAVMSEAVMPEAVMSEAVIPIAVMPIAVMSEAVMPEAVMSIAVMSEAVMPITVMLEAVMPEAVMPITVMLEAVMPEAVKSIAVMSEVMMSITVMSEAVMPIAVMPEAVMSIAVMSEAVMPIAVMSQAVMPIAVMPATVMPEAVMSEAVMPIEVMPIAVMSEAVMSEAVMSITVMSEAVMPIAVMPEAVMSIAVMSEAVMPIAVMSQAVMPIPVMSATVMPEAVMSEAVMPIAVMPIAVMPEAVMSIAVLSEAVMPIAVMSIAVMSEAVMPIAVMPIAVMSEAVMPEAVMPEAVMSEAVMPIAVMLIAVMSEAVMPEAAMSEAVMSIAVMSEAVMPITVMLEAVMPEAVKSIAVMSEALMPIAVMPEAVMSIAVMSEAVMPIAVMSQAVMPIAVMSATVMPEAVMSEAVMPIELMPIAVMSEAVMSEAVMSIAVMSEAVMSIAVMSEEMMSITVMSEAVMPIAVMPEAVMSIAVMSEAVMPIAVMSQAAMPIAVMSATVMPEAVMSEAVMPIAVMPIAVMSEAVMPIAVMPVAVMSEAVMSEAVDANSSDANSNDASNSDARSSNFRSSDVRSSDVNSSNVSSSDANSSDANSSDVRSSDVNSSDVRSSDANNSEFRSSDA